In Williamwhitmania sp., the genomic window GGTTTACCGTGAGTTCTGCTACGATGGAAATGAGCATTTTTCAGCCATGAACCTCCCCGGGTTAGAGCAAAACGTTATCCTTCTAGATTCCGTTTCGAAACGCTACTCCATGTGCGGCGTTCGCATTGGCGCGCTCATTACCCACAACAAGGAGGTTGTTGCAACGGCAATGAAGTTTGCCCAGGCAAGGCTCTGCCCTCCATCCTATGGACAAATTGCCGCAGAGGCAGCACTAGAAACTCCAGCCGATTACTTCACTGGGGTATATAACGAATACATCGACCGTAGGAACTTTATGGTTGAAGCGCTAAATAAGATGGAAGGGGTATACTGCCCCAAGCCAAAGGGTGCGTTCTACACCGTGGTAAAGCTCCCCATCGACGATTCCGACAAGTTTGCTCAATGGTTACTGGAGAGCTTTAGCCACAACCAACAAACGGTTATGCTTGCTCCTGCCACTGGTTTTTATGCTACCTGTGGGTTGGGCAAAAATGAAGTTCGTATTGCCTACGTGCTCAAAATAGAAGACCTAAAAAGCGCAATGGAATGTTTAGAGATTGCCCTTAAGCAATATCCTGGACGAACAATATAAGCTTATTGCAAAACCATGAAAGGGGCCTCACCAGAGGCCCTTTTTTATTTTTAGCTCGCGAGAACAATAATTCAACAGAGCTGTTCCCTAGAGAAAAAGCTATGGATATAGGGCTTCGTAATCAGCTATTCGTGGTAACCGGCGCCAGCTCTGGGCTGGGAAGAGCCGTGGCCGAAACACTCCTTCTCGAGGGGGCTTCGGTGATTGTAACCGGAAGACGTCTCGAGTTGCTTATGGAGCTCGAAGCAGCCTTTCCTGGAAGAGCGGAGGCTCTCCACGGCGATATTGCCCATGAGAAATTCACCCAGCTGCTCCTTGAGAAGATTGGAGGACGTCAGCTCAGCGGTGTTCTGGTTAATGCAGGCGGGCCACCGGCAAAGGCGGCCATTGAAACAACCGTTGCCGACTGGGATGAAGCCTATAAAACGCTCCTTCGGTGGAAGGTGGAGCTAATGCTTAGCATTGTTCCCTTGCTCCAAAAGAACAAGTATGGTCGTGTGCTATTCCTCGAAAGCATGAGCGTAAAGCAGCCCATTGAAAACCTAGCCCTAAGCACCTCGTTACGCCTAGCGGTGGTTGGCTTTGCCAAGTCGCTTTCGCAGGAGCTGGCCCATTCGGGTATTACAGTAAATGTGATTGCCCCCGGTTCGCACGATACCAAGGCGCTTGAAAGGCTTTTTGTGCGAAAGAGCCAAGATCACGGCATCTCCCTTTCCGATGCCCGCAAACTTTCTGAGCAGGAGATACCCGTTCGCCGGCTGGGGCGACCAGCCGAATTTGCCTCGCTGGCGGCATGGCTGCTCTCCCCGGTTTCGGGCTACGTTACCGGGCAAACCCTAACGGTTGATGGTGGGGCGGTTAAGGGAATTTTTGGGTGAAAAATAGCTGGCAAATTGCCGTTTAGCATTTTTGAAGATTCTTGCTAGGGTCGTAGAAGAGTGTTACACGTTCGTGCATTTTGTTATTCTTTCTCTTTTTCAACATTGTCTTATAAGCCACTTACATTGGCTTCAAATTTCTATTAAGCCTGTCAATAATCTTTTCTAACCTGGCTTCGCGGGTTTTGTCCGTTTTGGCATCAAAATAAAATCCGGTATACGAACGCTGCACCGAATGCGACATCGCCAGCAGATTGGTATAGGCCAGCTCATATGGATGAACAATTTCCTTAAATAACTGTATTTGCTCATCGTCAATCAGGATACGTTTAGCACTATCCCATGAACCGTTTTTCTTAGCCCGTTCTATGGCCTCTAGGCCCTGCTGGGTCATTAGTCCCTTTTCCATTAGAGCTTGCGCCAACTTCCTGTTCTTAGCGGACCATTCACTATTGGGCACGCGTCGGGCAAAATACTTTTTGTAGGTATTATCGTCCAGTGATTGTAATTGTCCGTCTATCCACCCGTGACAAAGCGCCTCTTCCAGTGCATCGGCAGCAGTGAGTGTGACAATTTCCCCCTTTTTACTAAAGAGCAACCATACACCATTGCTCTCTGCTCCATACTTGGCAAGCCATTCGCGAAAAGCCTGTCTATCTGCAAAAGTCAATACGGTATCCATAATCAACCGAAATGAGTGACGCGGTAAAATTAATCAACAGAGGGTTGGGTCAACGACCAATGGCTGTGGATGATTTTCCACTCGCTATTTTCTTCAAGCCTATACACTTCAGTGCAGTTCTCTTTCCAGAGCGTGTCACCTGAGTATGAGCGCAAATTGTAGGTCAGAACAGCCATGGTATCGGTTGACTGTACCATGGGATTCACGATTTCATACCTATCCATTTTTACCTTTCCCCGCATGTTTTCGTAGA contains:
- a CDS encoding YdeI/OmpD-associated family protein, with translation MDTVLTFADRQAFREWLAKYGAESNGVWLLFSKKGEIVTLTAADALEEALCHGWIDGQLQSLDDNTYKKYFARRVPNSEWSAKNRKLAQALMEKGLMTQQGLEAIERAKKNGSWDSAKRILIDDEQIQLFKEIVHPYELAYTNLLAMSHSVQRSYTGFYFDAKTDKTREARLEKIIDRLNRNLKPM
- a CDS encoding SDR family oxidoreductase, encoding MDIGLRNQLFVVTGASSGLGRAVAETLLLEGASVIVTGRRLELLMELEAAFPGRAEALHGDIAHEKFTQLLLEKIGGRQLSGVLVNAGGPPAKAAIETTVADWDEAYKTLLRWKVELMLSIVPLLQKNKYGRVLFLESMSVKQPIENLALSTSLRLAVVGFAKSLSQELAHSGITVNVIAPGSHDTKALERLFVRKSQDHGISLSDARKLSEQEIPVRRLGRPAEFASLAAWLLSPVSGYVTGQTLTVDGGAVKGIFG
- a CDS encoding nuclear transport factor 2 family protein; the encoded protein is MDKPTLAETIIELETAALDAWHNGNPSPYLELYSKDFTYFDPAHEKRLDGWDTIKAFYENMRGKVKMDRYEIVNPMVQSTDTMAVLTYNLRSYSGDTLWKENCTEVYRLEENSEWKIIHSHWSLTQPSVD